A single window of Leptolyngbya ohadii IS1 DNA harbors:
- a CDS encoding helix-turn-helix domain-containing protein produces MPGITAQPQPSSASIVPLSQKDQTVKDQVDSPDALPIYPKRDRVEAYAAKLRLSESFLRLVLVNVATGINQHRLGHLQSALNNVSNPDGEVINLYAETEKIGALKKQSLTRLGKLFKGVTRRSEFWQETATWILDRLERWKQEEQIPADCSIPGLLSLDADPALPEEEAWHESIVVSACAFHTASEWLRNLNLANYAIEDVEKLLGLREAPSFVPDAALFQGRDIERVATGYPILTGAQALINSQWEDGEYPYWRKLVGEGFIQHNIIRQIPATRQIELVPGKAAWEIIQQFGPEAAYVLLIFSAYATDSEQPWEQQIRLRGTDLIRLFGWDKRTDITLGQKLKKIGNLAQLVCSLSVLISNINVGSNRYNVARGPMWLLEELEYSGQLALTVDVNQPGSLNPGSLSYEAGEPDELYIKVRPGSWTEKFLNARDLNGDKEALCQYGYLAKSTLQINPYRQRLASKLAIFLTIMSRIRRDGRYEVGTLLERLEPKDLLDAIQTNKQRRNGLITQWDNALLTLHELGWQIEFDDATYPEAIRPEWSLNSETPETRTRPRNWLKLWLKAIVIIKPTTQIQEKIGAVRSRSGSMSNAVSVSTSKQKSDFPALPSEDLERKKPITGERLLAALDAKGWSKAQLAKSLGVDRSLITRWVSGERAIQPKHQQKIQTLLDL; encoded by the coding sequence ATGCCAGGTATCACTGCCCAGCCTCAACCCTCTTCTGCTTCGATCGTCCCTCTGTCACAAAAAGACCAGACAGTAAAGGATCAGGTCGATTCACCTGATGCGCTGCCGATTTATCCTAAACGCGATCGGGTGGAGGCGTATGCGGCAAAGCTGCGGCTCAGTGAATCCTTTTTGCGGCTGGTGCTGGTCAACGTGGCAACGGGAATCAATCAGCATCGGTTAGGGCACTTGCAATCGGCGCTGAATAATGTCAGCAATCCTGACGGTGAGGTAATTAACCTCTATGCGGAAACCGAGAAAATCGGGGCACTAAAGAAGCAGAGCCTGACGCGATTGGGGAAACTTTTCAAAGGTGTGACCCGCAGGTCTGAATTTTGGCAGGAAACGGCAACCTGGATTCTCGATCGCCTCGAACGCTGGAAACAGGAGGAGCAGATCCCCGCAGACTGTTCAATTCCCGGCTTGCTGTCCCTCGATGCTGACCCTGCCCTACCGGAAGAAGAAGCCTGGCATGAGTCGATCGTCGTCAGTGCCTGTGCCTTTCATACCGCAAGCGAATGGCTGCGAAATTTGAATCTGGCGAATTATGCGATCGAGGATGTAGAAAAGCTGCTGGGATTGCGGGAAGCTCCTTCCTTTGTGCCGGACGCCGCTTTGTTTCAAGGACGCGACATTGAGCGGGTAGCAACGGGCTATCCGATTCTGACGGGAGCGCAGGCGTTGATTAATTCCCAGTGGGAGGATGGCGAGTATCCCTACTGGCGCAAATTGGTTGGGGAAGGCTTTATTCAGCACAATATTATTCGGCAAATTCCTGCAACGCGGCAGATTGAGCTGGTTCCCGGTAAAGCAGCCTGGGAAATTATTCAGCAATTTGGACCCGAAGCTGCCTACGTACTGCTGATTTTTTCTGCCTACGCCACGGATTCTGAGCAGCCCTGGGAACAGCAGATTCGCCTGCGAGGAACCGACCTGATTCGGCTATTCGGCTGGGACAAGCGTACCGATATTACGCTGGGGCAAAAGCTCAAAAAGATTGGAAATCTGGCGCAGTTGGTGTGTAGCCTGTCGGTGCTGATTAGCAATATTAATGTCGGTTCTAATCGCTATAACGTCGCTAGAGGTCCAATGTGGCTGCTGGAGGAATTAGAGTATTCGGGACAGTTAGCGTTGACGGTAGACGTGAATCAGCCCGGTTCCCTCAACCCTGGTTCTCTCAGCTATGAGGCGGGTGAGCCGGATGAACTGTATATTAAGGTGCGCCCCGGCAGCTGGACGGAGAAGTTTCTCAACGCCAGAGATCTGAACGGCGACAAAGAGGCTCTGTGTCAGTACGGCTATCTCGCTAAAAGTACGCTGCAAATTAACCCCTACCGGCAGCGGCTCGCCTCCAAGCTGGCAATCTTCCTGACAATTATGAGCCGCATTCGTCGCGATGGACGCTATGAGGTCGGCACGCTACTAGAGCGACTGGAGCCAAAGGATTTGCTGGACGCAATTCAAACCAACAAGCAGCGGCGCAACGGTTTAATTACGCAGTGGGATAATGCTTTGCTAACGCTGCACGAACTGGGCTGGCAAATCGAATTTGACGATGCAACCTATCCCGAAGCCATCCGTCCCGAATGGAGTCTGAACAGCGAAACACCTGAAACCAGAACCCGTCCGCGCAACTGGCTCAAACTCTGGCTGAAGGCGATCGTCATCATCAAACCCACCACCCAAATCCAGGAAAAAATCGGAGCCGTCCGTTCCCGCAGTGGTTCTATGAGTAACGCCGTCAGCGTATCCACTTCTAAGCAAAAATCCGATTTCCCTGCCCTTCCCTCGGAGGATCTGGAGCGCAAAAAGCCCATCACCGGAGAAAGACTGCTGGCGGCACTGGATGCAAAAGGCTGGTCAAAGGCACAGTTGGCAAAGAGTTTAGGCGTGGATCGATCGCTTATTACCCGTTGGGTTAGCGGTGAACGAGCCATCCAGCCCAAGCATCAGCAAAAAATTCAAACTCTCCTGGATCTGTAG
- a CDS encoding ABC transporter transmembrane domain-containing protein, with the protein MKQTLAAGESFPAVDFGDAYNLLDQILLGLFPAHSQEVLQISKAFRLHEVQLGDELHSAVDSISDCCIVCQGRVRLICADKTHANTARLNVQSNIQPSIVQANHQPQPIAAALLEAGDTWGADHQFCNSALPYGAIAASPGLIAVLPDSTLQQWLQQFPPLQDYLRQTVLTRQRLLFFKTATVLRSQPSHLLKRFLPYLAEMTLSAGTVLTEATPTSAGRYWLRSGTIATRSNEDSGSAELPAIGDFWGYPNTVSPDGVAATDLQIYHLPSQHWEAAVAGFPALDQTANQSISRRAPQTARPLRLPLQGSPETPPVTPSQTARPSFQPPVPPESAAIDFAKPIRKRFGFRQSYPFIQQQSSSDCGAACLAMISQYWGKRLSLNLLRNLAGVGRSGASLRGVARAAEQLGFLARPVRASLNRMAEQTMPWIAHWQGDHYVVVYRVKRDRVLLSDPAVGRRSLSLEEFQAGWTGYALLLTPTEFLKTLPAAKFSLGRFWGAFLPYRSMLVPIALASIVLQVLGVVTPLFTQIILDQVVVHKNLITLNVFIIGLLLCSTWRIGLVSVRQYFLDYFSNQVDLTLISGFISHTLNLPLRFFADRHVGDIVTRVQENHKVQLFLTRQVFATGLDALMAFVYVGLMFYYNWQLTILVLGILPPIVLLTVIASPFLRRVSRQIFHDSARQNSSLVEMLTGIAAVKTAAAEREVRWQWEEDLTSQFNAQFRGQKLANVLQGLSGFINVLGSTALLWYGASLVIQDRLTIGQLVAFNMMIGSVIGPVLALVGLWDELQEVMVSVERLEDIFNTPAEESADKPLLTLPTIRGEVCFENVTFRYGEDDSRNILQNVSFVAQPGETIALVGRSGSGKTTLANLLQGLYHPTSGRITIDGHDIRHISPQSLRHQLGIVPQECFLFSGTILDNITLYRPEYSLESVIEVAKLAEAHAFIQNLPLGYSSKVGERGSTLSGGQRQRIAIARALLSNPQILILDEATSSLDTESERRFQKNLHYISRDRTTLIIAHRLATVRHADRILVLDQGIVVEQGTHDQLIAQQGLYAQLAQQQLDI; encoded by the coding sequence ATGAAACAAACTTTAGCAGCCGGGGAAAGTTTTCCTGCGGTCGATTTCGGGGATGCGTATAATTTGCTCGATCAAATTCTGCTGGGTTTATTTCCTGCCCATTCCCAGGAGGTTCTACAAATTAGCAAAGCTTTTAGACTTCACGAAGTTCAGCTAGGAGATGAACTTCATTCTGCTGTTGATTCTATTTCGGATTGCTGCATTGTTTGCCAGGGAAGAGTACGGCTGATCTGTGCGGATAAAACCCATGCCAACACGGCTCGTTTAAACGTTCAGTCAAATATTCAGCCGAGCATCGTTCAAGCGAATCATCAACCGCAACCGATCGCCGCAGCTCTGCTGGAGGCAGGCGATACCTGGGGCGCAGATCATCAGTTTTGTAATTCCGCTCTGCCCTATGGGGCGATCGCCGCCAGTCCTGGACTGATTGCCGTTTTGCCTGATTCGACCTTGCAGCAGTGGCTTCAGCAATTCCCGCCGCTTCAGGATTACCTGCGCCAAACCGTTCTAACTCGCCAGCGGCTGCTCTTCTTTAAAACAGCGACCGTTTTGCGATCGCAGCCCAGCCACCTCCTGAAACGCTTCCTGCCCTATCTGGCTGAAATGACGCTATCCGCAGGTACAGTCCTCACCGAAGCCACACCTACCTCAGCGGGACGATATTGGCTGCGAAGCGGGACGATCGCCACTCGATCAAACGAGGATTCTGGCTCTGCTGAACTACCTGCGATCGGGGATTTCTGGGGCTATCCAAATACAGTTTCGCCGGACGGGGTTGCAGCGACCGATTTGCAGATTTATCACCTGCCTAGCCAGCACTGGGAAGCAGCAGTCGCAGGTTTTCCGGCATTAGATCAGACCGCCAATCAGAGCATCAGTCGCCGTGCCCCCCAGACCGCTAGACCCCTACGCCTCCCTCTTCAGGGATCACCGGAAACACCTCCCGTCACGCCGAGCCAGACTGCTCGCCCATCGTTTCAGCCCCCTGTTCCGCCCGAAAGTGCGGCGATCGACTTTGCCAAGCCTATCCGTAAACGCTTTGGGTTCCGCCAGTCCTATCCGTTTATTCAGCAGCAGAGCAGTTCGGACTGTGGTGCCGCCTGCCTTGCAATGATTTCCCAGTATTGGGGGAAGCGACTGAGCCTGAACCTGCTGCGAAATTTAGCCGGAGTGGGGCGATCGGGGGCTTCGCTGCGGGGGGTTGCGCGTGCCGCAGAGCAGTTGGGCTTTTTGGCGCGACCTGTGCGGGCAAGTCTGAATCGGATGGCAGAACAAACGATGCCCTGGATTGCTCACTGGCAGGGCGATCATTATGTGGTGGTGTATCGGGTCAAACGCGATCGCGTCTTGCTTTCCGATCCGGCAGTGGGGAGACGATCGCTGAGCCTAGAGGAATTTCAGGCAGGCTGGACGGGCTATGCGCTGCTGTTAACCCCTACGGAATTCCTGAAAACGCTTCCTGCTGCCAAATTTTCCCTGGGACGGTTCTGGGGCGCGTTTCTGCCCTATCGATCGATGCTGGTTCCGATCGCGCTGGCGTCCATTGTGCTGCAAGTGTTGGGAGTGGTCACGCCGCTGTTCACGCAGATCATTCTGGATCAGGTCGTGGTGCATAAAAATCTCATCACCTTAAATGTCTTTATCATTGGGCTGCTGCTCTGTAGCACCTGGCGAATTGGACTCGTTTCCGTGCGGCAATATTTTTTAGATTATTTTTCTAATCAGGTGGATCTGACCTTAATTAGCGGATTCATCAGCCACACGCTGAATTTGCCGCTGCGGTTTTTTGCCGATCGCCATGTTGGGGATATTGTGACGCGGGTGCAGGAGAATCACAAAGTCCAGCTTTTCCTGACGCGACAGGTGTTTGCCACCGGTCTGGATGCGCTGATGGCGTTTGTCTATGTGGGGCTAATGTTCTACTACAACTGGCAGCTAACGATTCTGGTGCTGGGAATACTGCCGCCGATCGTCCTCCTCACCGTAATTGCCAGTCCGTTTCTGCGGCGCGTCTCTCGCCAAATCTTCCACGATTCTGCCCGACAAAATTCCTCTCTGGTGGAAATGCTCACGGGAATTGCGGCGGTCAAAACGGCGGCGGCGGAACGGGAGGTGCGATGGCAGTGGGAGGAAGATCTAACCAGCCAGTTTAACGCCCAGTTTCGGGGTCAAAAGCTGGCGAACGTCTTGCAGGGCTTGAGTGGGTTTATTAACGTCCTGGGCAGCACAGCGCTCCTCTGGTACGGCGCATCGCTGGTGATTCAGGATCGGCTGACGATCGGGCAGCTTGTGGCGTTCAATATGATGATTGGCAGCGTCATTGGTCCTGTTCTGGCACTCGTCGGGCTGTGGGATGAGCTACAAGAAGTGATGGTATCCGTCGAACGGCTGGAGGATATTTTTAACACGCCTGCGGAAGAAAGTGCGGATAAACCCTTACTGACCCTGCCGACCATTCGCGGAGAAGTCTGCTTTGAGAACGTTACTTTCCGCTACGGCGAGGACGACAGTCGGAATATCTTGCAGAATGTTTCGTTTGTAGCGCAGCCGGGAGAGACGATCGCTCTGGTGGGTCGCAGCGGTTCCGGTAAAACGACGCTCGCCAATCTGCTGCAAGGCTTGTACCATCCTACTTCCGGTCGTATTACGATCGACGGTCACGATATTCGCCATATTTCGCCGCAGTCGCTCCGGCATCAGCTAGGGATTGTGCCGCAGGAATGCTTTCTGTTTTCCGGCACCATTCTTGACAACATCACTCTGTATCGACCGGAGTACAGCCTGGAATCCGTGATTGAGGTGGCAAAACTGGCGGAGGCACACGCCTTTATTCAAAACCTGCCCCTGGGCTATTCCAGCAAGGTGGGAGAACGCGGCTCAACCCTCTCCGGCGGACAGCGACAGCGGATTGCGATCGCCCGTGCCCTGCTGAGCAATCCCCAAATTCTGATTCTCGATGAAGCTACCAGCTCCCTGGATACGGAATCGGAACGCCGCTTTCAGAAAAACCTGCACTACATCAGCCGCGATCGCACGACCCTTATCATTGCCCATCGGCTAGCCACAGTACGCCATGCCGATCGCATTCTGGTACTGGATCAGGGCATTGTGGTGGAGCAGGGAACGCACGATCAGCTGATTGCACAGCAGGGGTTATATGCCCAGCTTGCCCAGCAGCAGCTTGATATTTAA
- a CDS encoding O-methyltransferase, producing MTQAKTQGMTQGIVDQIVAEMPRPITPIGIAASHLEAAMALLTQVKDVPEDLARHLEQATRLIAGLDDYLEECTTPESPSLTRIAQKTHLEPWQAKFTSGATVRQLEQEMLSGHVEGQTLKMFVRMTRARRILDIGMFTGYSALAMAEALPPDGTLVACEVDPYVAEFAQSLLDQSSHGDKIRIELGGALKIMDELAAKGESFDFVFIDADKKEYVQYYQKLMDTSLLKPNGYICVDNTLLQGQVYLPESDRSDNAKAIDRFNRFVAADPRVEQVLLPLRDGITMIRRL from the coding sequence ATGACTCAGGCTAAGACACAGGGTATGACCCAGGGAATCGTTGACCAGATCGTTGCCGAAATGCCCCGCCCGATTACGCCGATCGGCATTGCCGCCAGTCATTTGGAAGCCGCAATGGCGCTACTAACCCAGGTGAAGGATGTCCCGGAAGACCTGGCACGTCATTTGGAGCAAGCCACGCGCCTGATCGCCGGACTGGATGACTATCTGGAGGAATGCACCACGCCAGAATCCCCTTCCCTGACGCGCATTGCCCAGAAAACCCATCTAGAACCCTGGCAGGCAAAGTTTACCAGCGGTGCAACCGTGAGACAGCTTGAGCAAGAAATGCTGTCCGGTCATGTGGAAGGTCAGACGCTCAAAATGTTTGTCAGGATGACCCGCGCCCGCCGCATCCTGGACATCGGGATGTTCACCGGATACTCAGCTCTGGCAATGGCAGAGGCTCTGCCGCCGGACGGTACTCTGGTTGCCTGCGAGGTTGACCCCTATGTGGCGGAGTTTGCCCAATCGCTGCTGGATCAGTCGTCCCACGGGGACAAAATCCGGATTGAGCTGGGCGGCGCGTTGAAGATTATGGATGAGCTGGCGGCAAAGGGCGAATCCTTCGATTTTGTGTTCATTGATGCCGATAAGAAAGAATACGTTCAGTATTATCAAAAGCTCATGGACACCAGCCTGCTCAAGCCAAACGGCTACATCTGCGTGGATAACACCCTGCTCCAGGGACAGGTTTATCTCCCAGAGTCAGACCGATCGGACAATGCAAAGGCGATCGATCGCTTTAACCGCTTTGTTGCTGCTGATCCCCGTGTAGAGCAGGTATTGCTGCCCCTCAGAGACGGGATCACCATGATCCGACGGCTGTAG
- a CDS encoding sedoheptulose 7-phosphate cyclase, translating into MSNVQAQLHTTDTGFRVEGYEKIDFGFQFVNGMFDIQKPDLAAHYKVLGRCLAIVDHNVHRLYGSQLEAYFQHYGIELTVFPVKIEEPDKTIDTFETIIDAFCRFNLRRKEPVLVIGGGLVTDVTGFACSAYRRSTPYIRIPTTVIGLIDASIAIKVAVNHGKLKNRLGAYHAPKETFLDFSFIKTLPVDQTRNGMAELVKISVVANAEVFDLLDRYGEDLLYTHFGYQHDDAALQEVGYQVNYEAIKTMLNLEVGNLHEIMLDRVIAYGHTWSPTLELAPEPPLLHGHAVNIDMALSATLAARRGYITPADRDRILGLMSRLGLALDHPMMESELMWQATQSIMLTRDGLLRAAVPRPIGECYFINDLTRSELDDCIQAHKDLCTSYPRQGAGIDAFVGGQSGDRDVSSVEMPTRVESKLVGSKL; encoded by the coding sequence ATGAGTAACGTACAAGCGCAACTGCACACGACCGACACGGGTTTTCGGGTTGAAGGCTACGAGAAAATCGATTTTGGCTTTCAGTTCGTGAACGGGATGTTTGACATCCAAAAGCCTGACCTGGCAGCTCATTACAAGGTACTGGGACGCTGTCTGGCGATCGTGGATCACAATGTCCATCGTCTTTATGGGTCGCAGCTTGAGGCGTATTTTCAGCACTATGGAATCGAGCTAACGGTATTCCCGGTCAAAATCGAGGAGCCGGACAAGACGATCGATACGTTTGAGACGATTATTGACGCTTTCTGTCGCTTTAATCTGCGCCGCAAGGAGCCTGTGCTGGTGATCGGGGGTGGACTGGTGACGGACGTGACGGGATTCGCCTGCTCTGCCTATCGCCGCAGCACGCCCTACATTCGGATTCCGACCACGGTGATTGGCTTAATCGATGCCAGTATTGCCATCAAGGTGGCAGTGAACCACGGCAAGCTGAAGAACCGTCTGGGCGCATACCACGCTCCCAAGGAAACCTTCCTGGATTTCTCGTTTATCAAAACGCTGCCCGTCGATCAAACCCGCAATGGCATGGCGGAACTGGTGAAAATTTCCGTAGTTGCAAATGCAGAAGTATTCGACCTGCTCGATCGCTACGGTGAGGATTTGCTCTACACCCACTTTGGCTACCAGCACGACGACGCAGCGCTGCAAGAGGTTGGCTATCAGGTCAACTACGAGGCGATCAAAACCATGCTGAATCTGGAAGTCGGCAATCTGCATGAGATTATGCTCGATCGCGTGATTGCCTACGGTCACACCTGGAGTCCGACGCTGGAGCTTGCCCCGGAACCGCCCCTGCTCCACGGTCATGCAGTCAACATCGACATGGCTCTGTCTGCAACGCTGGCGGCACGACGCGGATACATTACTCCCGCCGATCGCGATCGCATTCTGGGTCTAATGAGCCGTCTGGGGCTGGCGCTGGATCACCCGATGATGGAAAGCGAGCTGATGTGGCAGGCAACGCAATCGATTATGCTCACCCGCGATGGACTCCTCCGTGCGGCAGTTCCCCGTCCGATTGGAGAGTGCTACTTTATCAACGATCTGACTCGCAGCGAACTAGACGACTGCATTCAGGCACACAAGGATCTCTGCACCTCCTATCCACGTCAGGGTGCGGGAATCGATGCCTTTGTTGGCGGTCAGTCGGGCGATCGGGATGTCAGCTCCGTTGAAATGCCCACACGGGTCGAGAGCAAATTGGTAGGGAGCAAGCTATGA
- a CDS encoding DUF2267 domain-containing protein has product MQYDQFIKHVQSFAQLDSREAAETATRAVLETIAERIVGNEAHQLASQLPKQLGDCLNGREGQNGTFFSLREFYERVAQKADVDPIHVPTYCRAVFSVLNSAVTPGEFADVKANFSEDYDELFAPSAQIS; this is encoded by the coding sequence ATGCAGTACGACCAATTTATTAAGCACGTTCAAAGCTTTGCTCAACTCGACTCCCGCGAAGCAGCCGAAACCGCAACCCGTGCCGTTCTAGAAACGATCGCAGAACGGATTGTGGGTAACGAAGCACACCAGCTTGCCTCCCAGCTCCCCAAACAGCTTGGCGATTGCCTCAACGGACGCGAAGGACAAAATGGCACGTTCTTCTCGCTGCGAGAATTCTATGAGCGTGTGGCGCAAAAAGCAGACGTTGACCCAATCCACGTCCCCACCTACTGCCGTGCCGTCTTCTCGGTGCTAAACTCTGCCGTTACGCCCGGCGAATTTGCCGACGTGAAAGCGAACTTCTCCGAAGATTACGACGAACTGTTTGCGCCGTCCGCCCAAATTAGCTAA
- a CDS encoding peptidylprolyl isomerase, whose product MIRLKGTSIEADEVLLQLKKTRQLRQIFNSVLHQKIINQVAAEKEISATEEEVQAEADRIRYENRLFRASDTFAWLADQLISAEDWEAGIRDRLLSTKLAHSLFDQEVKKYFAEHRLNFDQVLLYRLVVPYEKLAQEICYQIQEGEISFYEAAHIYDVDSTRRCHCGFEGKVYRWSLNAALSPIVFSASPGAVVGPLTIDQASHLFLVEEHIPAELTPELHEEILQRLMNEWLMTELSYLLNSS is encoded by the coding sequence ATGATTAGATTAAAAGGAACTAGTATCGAAGCTGACGAAGTTCTTTTGCAGCTTAAGAAAACTCGGCAGCTAAGGCAAATTTTCAATAGTGTTCTGCATCAAAAAATCATCAATCAAGTTGCGGCAGAAAAGGAAATTTCAGCAACGGAGGAAGAGGTTCAAGCAGAAGCCGATCGCATTCGCTATGAGAATCGTTTGTTTCGCGCCAGCGATACCTTCGCCTGGTTAGCCGATCAGCTGATAAGTGCCGAGGATTGGGAAGCCGGAATTCGCGATCGCCTGCTCTCCACAAAACTTGCCCACTCTCTGTTTGATCAGGAAGTCAAAAAATACTTTGCAGAGCATCGGCTCAATTTTGATCAGGTGTTGCTTTATCGGCTCGTGGTTCCCTACGAGAAGTTGGCGCAGGAAATTTGCTATCAAATTCAGGAGGGGGAGATCAGCTTTTACGAGGCGGCACATATCTACGATGTGGATTCGACCCGTCGCTGTCACTGTGGCTTTGAGGGAAAAGTCTATCGCTGGAGCCTGAATGCAGCCCTCTCGCCGATCGTCTTTAGCGCCTCGCCTGGAGCGGTGGTTGGTCCACTGACGATCGATCAAGCCAGTCATTTGTTTCTAGTTGAAGAACACATTCCGGCTGAACTCACGCCAGAACTCCACGAGGAAATTCTACAGCGATTGATGAACGAATGGCTGATGACGGAATTGAGCTACCTTCTGAACAGCTCATGA
- a CDS encoding HlyD family type I secretion periplasmic adaptor subunit: MPIRIQSLSHNAQNWVAPEAPERLPCDFSTLFTDSVHFSDRLKSPEINCEIDLIYGGVSASLPMTQSAGLPLSEPAAPSSAASGVGNWSTSLQTLLDRPPAALPHQLVWGGVAFCAALAAWSMVGRIDEVGRAQGRLMPQGEPYKVNPILSGKLARIYVQENQMVKAGQVIADLDNEVARDRVEWSTRQRTSLKQELREVEALIHKTRTEAQVRFAIAEAEIRAQGAAIAQAQARIESQSAAIHQAEDQVATGQILLDQLQQNAAAQQERIARFEYLFHEGALAREQLFQAQEQFGDRQRTITQQAGEIQQAMVQSQRLRADLQQAIAEFSRLQAELTRKYAEAQQAQIQTQQTIQQLMVQRTQIQTKIQQNEAQIAEAKAVLKQLTLRAPVDGFVSSLEVRKSGEVVQSGQTIAEIAPQSAPLVLMAVLPAREAGFVKVGDRAQVKFDAYPYQDYGIVAGKVTAVSPDVKVDDRMGAVYRVEITLDRTVVTKDRETVRLRAGQTATADIVIRQRRIAEVLLDPIRKLQESDLTL; the protein is encoded by the coding sequence ATGCCGATTCGTATCCAGTCTTTATCCCACAATGCTCAAAATTGGGTAGCACCGGAAGCACCAGAGCGTTTGCCCTGCGACTTCTCAACACTATTTACAGATTCAGTTCATTTCAGCGATCGCCTTAAATCGCCGGAGATCAATTGTGAGATTGATTTAATTTACGGGGGAGTCAGTGCTTCGCTTCCCATGACTCAATCTGCTGGGCTACCGCTTTCCGAACCTGCTGCGCCGTCATCTGCCGCTTCGGGGGTGGGAAATTGGTCTACGTCACTGCAAACCCTGCTCGATCGCCCGCCTGCTGCTCTGCCTCATCAGCTTGTTTGGGGCGGTGTGGCCTTTTGTGCCGCTCTTGCTGCCTGGTCAATGGTGGGGCGAATTGATGAAGTAGGTCGGGCGCAGGGACGTTTAATGCCGCAGGGTGAACCCTACAAGGTGAATCCTATCCTATCGGGAAAATTGGCGCGGATTTACGTGCAGGAAAACCAGATGGTCAAAGCGGGGCAGGTGATTGCCGATCTCGATAACGAGGTGGCGCGGGATCGCGTGGAATGGTCAACCCGGCAGCGTACCAGCCTGAAACAGGAACTGCGAGAAGTGGAGGCATTAATTCACAAAACGCGCACGGAGGCGCAGGTGCGATTTGCTATTGCCGAGGCGGAAATCCGGGCACAGGGAGCCGCGATCGCCCAGGCACAAGCCAGGATTGAGAGCCAGTCTGCCGCCATTCATCAAGCTGAAGACCAGGTCGCAACCGGGCAAATCCTGCTTGATCAGCTCCAGCAAAATGCCGCTGCCCAACAGGAGCGAATCGCCCGATTTGAATATCTGTTTCACGAGGGAGCGCTGGCACGGGAACAGCTTTTCCAGGCGCAGGAACAGTTCGGCGATCGCCAGAGAACGATTACGCAGCAAGCGGGTGAAATCCAGCAGGCAATGGTGCAATCCCAGCGACTTCGTGCTGACCTACAGCAGGCGATCGCAGAATTCAGTAGGCTTCAGGCAGAGCTGACTCGTAAATATGCAGAAGCCCAGCAGGCACAGATTCAGACCCAGCAAACCATTCAGCAGTTGATGGTGCAGAGAACACAAATCCAAACCAAAATCCAGCAGAATGAGGCACAAATTGCGGAAGCAAAAGCAGTGCTTAAACAGCTGACGCTGCGGGCTCCTGTGGATGGCTTTGTCTCCTCCCTGGAGGTTCGTAAGAGCGGTGAAGTGGTGCAGTCCGGTCAGACGATCGCGGAAATTGCGCCCCAATCTGCACCTTTGGTTTTGATGGCGGTATTGCCTGCCAGAGAAGCGGGATTTGTGAAAGTGGGCGATCGGGCACAGGTCAAGTTTGATGCCTATCCCTATCAGGACTATGGCATTGTTGCGGGTAAAGTAACCGCCGTTTCTCCCGATGTGAAGGTGGACGATCGAATGGGTGCAGTCTATCGCGTTGAAATTACGCTCGATCGAACGGTGGTGACTAAAGATCGGGAGACGGTTCGCTTAAGGGCAGGGCAGACTGCTACAGCGGATATTGTGATTCGTCAGCGGCGAATTGCAGAGGTATTGCTTGACCCCATCCGCAAACTTCAGGAAAGTGACCTGACGCTTTAG
- a CDS encoding HetP family heterocyst commitment protein encodes MQFSSSIASSKRNKVMTPEQFHQVVMAITEGRYSWACVLILRFAGYNPVHFIPYRTYSRLVKENSLHHSSCHSPEVSDERSQDRQIGVGSASGTPSQSFVKVNDLSHLEAMASSETDSHGGCCPAWLLGLAEESDLPDFIQRSLSNATAQIFWN; translated from the coding sequence ATGCAATTCTCCAGTTCGATCGCTTCCTCCAAGCGAAATAAGGTGATGACTCCGGAGCAGTTTCACCAGGTAGTGATGGCAATTACGGAAGGACGGTATTCCTGGGCTTGTGTACTCATTCTGCGGTTCGCGGGATACAACCCGGTTCACTTCATTCCCTACCGCACCTACAGCCGCTTAGTCAAAGAGAATTCACTGCACCATTCATCCTGTCATTCACCGGAGGTTTCAGATGAGCGATCGCAAGACCGTCAGATTGGCGTCGGTTCAGCTTCTGGAACGCCGTCTCAGTCCTTTGTGAAAGTCAATGACCTGTCTCACTTAGAGGCAATGGCTTCTTCCGAGACTGATTCTCACGGCGGTTGCTGTCCTGCCTGGCTGCTTGGTCTAGCAGAGGAATCCGATCTGCCTGATTTCATCCAGCGAAGCCTGTCTAACGCAACTGCTCAAATATTCTGGAATTAA
- a CDS encoding type II toxin-antitoxin system HicB family antitoxin: MVNKLKYQMVIRWSEEDDCFLVGFPDFPGQQWRTHGETYEEAVTNGIEALESLVMAYEVSGEPLPQPSTIADVA; the protein is encoded by the coding sequence ATGGTTAACAAGCTGAAATATCAGATGGTCATTCGGTGGTCTGAGGAAGACGATTGTTTTCTCGTTGGTTTTCCTGATTTTCCAGGGCAGCAGTGGCGTACCCACGGTGAAACCTATGAGGAAGCTGTTACTAATGGAATTGAAGCCCTTGAATCACTGGTGATGGCATACGAAGTGTCTGGAGAACCGTTGCCTCAACCCAGTACGATCGCGGATGTTGCCTGA